One genomic region from Thermoleptolyngbya sichuanensis A183 encodes:
- a CDS encoding Mo-dependent nitrogenase C-terminal domain-containing protein — MNATSSLHQGSHQGSDRPSWLQPLRNWLDNLQIRDRQTAHFISRLIPAQCPFERDIIVLGRKVGHIPPLCKLNPLYEQFVGLRFRSLCYLADQCGEDISAYC, encoded by the coding sequence ATGAACGCCACATCCTCTCTTCATCAAGGTAGTCATCAAGGTAGCGATCGCCCCTCGTGGCTCCAGCCCCTCCGCAACTGGCTGGATAACCTGCAAATCCGCGATCGCCAAACTGCCCACTTCATTTCTCGGCTCATTCCCGCCCAGTGCCCCTTCGAGCGCGACATCATCGTGCTAGGTCGCAAAGTCGGGCACATTCCGCCCCTGTGCAAGCTAAACCCGCTATACGAACAGTTTGTCGGGCTGCGATTCCGCTCACTGTGCTATTTGGCCGATCAATGCGGCGAAGACATCAGCGCCTACTGCTAG
- a CDS encoding ABC transporter ATP-binding protein, which translates to MLLRLAKSAAESAPFFRADSTAIAPLLAAPQVATSPVATSPVATSPVATSPVAIALRDIDLVFRSEGEPFQALRHINLEIPRGSVQLIMGPAGAGKTTLLQVVAGLLSPTAGQVELLGTNLTQLSRAAQAHFRNRHLGIVFQDYNLLRSLTALENVELALNIKGVFGPSARTEARSLLDAVGLESRANVLPRQLSGGQQQRVAVARALVGRPDLIIADEPTSALDSANGRKVMELLCRLAREQGSTVLIATHDPRVREFGDAIAHLEDGQIQA; encoded by the coding sequence CAGCTCCTTTTTTCAGGGCAGATAGCACTGCGATCGCCCCTCTGCTGGCCGCGCCTCAGGTGGCAACCTCTCCAGTGGCGACCTCTCCAGTGGCGACCTCTCCAGTGGCGACTTCTCCAGTGGCGATCGCCCTGCGCGACATCGATCTGGTCTTTCGCAGCGAAGGAGAGCCGTTTCAGGCGCTTCGGCACATTAATCTAGAAATTCCCCGTGGCTCAGTGCAGTTGATTATGGGCCCAGCAGGCGCAGGCAAAACCACGCTGCTGCAAGTCGTAGCAGGGTTGCTCTCGCCCACCGCAGGACAGGTCGAACTGCTAGGCACCAATCTGACCCAGTTGTCCCGCGCCGCCCAGGCCCACTTCCGCAATCGGCATCTCGGCATCGTGTTTCAGGATTACAATCTGCTCCGCAGCCTGACGGCGCTGGAAAATGTGGAACTGGCGCTGAATATCAAAGGAGTTTTTGGCCCCAGTGCCCGCACCGAAGCGCGATCGCTCCTCGATGCCGTAGGGCTAGAAAGCCGCGCAAACGTTTTGCCCCGGCAGCTTTCGGGCGGACAGCAGCAGCGGGTCGCCGTGGCGCGGGCGCTGGTGGGCCGCCCCGACCTGATTATTGCCGACGAGCCGACTTCGGCGCTGGATTCGGCCAACGGGCGCAAGGTCATGGAGTTGCTCTGTCGGCTGGCGCGAGAGCAGGGCAGCACCGTGCTGATCGCCACGCACGACCCCCGCGTGAGGGAATTTGGAGATGCGATCGCCCATCTCGAAGACGGTCAAATTCAGGCGTAG
- a CDS encoding NF041680 family putative transposase, protein MIFNELQQFRQTLYASLGNARDALFDLMDAVLVSACIVSFVRLSQSPVFRRQWSSTYEALRDSRLPRSKVLKLLVQQIPTQQQPLLAGDASRWNRPAARRLKDRTLSGRTGHAPIAGQNYSTLAWIAEDRGSWALPLRHERITSFETPASKAAFQLKQVTRQLAVRPLAIYDRGYGNASFVNQTAGIEADLLLRVTSNRCVYGAPPAYRGRGAPAKHGHKMKLNDPDTWSVPVETVEVDDPNWGRVRVSRWSAYHFRKSPKRAMEVLRVEVLETQSSTRRLAPLWLVWLGEQMPPLETLWLHYLRRFAIEHWYRFAKQRLYWTHPQFSSVSATEQWSSLMPLLSWQLWLARKDCTDHPLPWQAPQETLTPGRVAQAFAGILAAIGTPAPAPKPRGKSPGRGKGHKPTPRPCYPMVKKRASKRKTSEQSLNSPVATAA, encoded by the coding sequence ATGATTTTCAACGAACTTCAGCAATTTCGCCAAACGTTGTATGCCAGCTTGGGAAACGCCAGAGATGCCCTGTTTGATCTGATGGATGCCGTGTTAGTGAGTGCGTGCATCGTGTCGTTTGTGAGGCTATCGCAGAGTCCTGTCTTTCGTCGCCAGTGGTCGAGCACCTATGAAGCGTTGCGCGATAGCCGCCTACCCCGATCAAAGGTGCTGAAGCTGTTGGTGCAGCAGATACCGACTCAGCAGCAACCGTTGTTGGCAGGTGATGCGAGTCGGTGGAACCGTCCTGCTGCCAGGCGTTTGAAAGACCGCACCTTATCAGGCAGAACAGGACATGCCCCGATAGCCGGACAAAACTACAGTACCTTAGCCTGGATTGCTGAAGACAGGGGCAGTTGGGCATTACCATTGCGGCATGAGCGCATCACCAGCTTTGAAACACCCGCCAGTAAAGCGGCATTCCAACTCAAACAAGTGACTCGGCAGTTAGCGGTGCGTCCGTTGGCGATCTACGACCGAGGGTACGGCAATGCCAGTTTTGTCAACCAAACGGCAGGGATTGAGGCAGACTTGCTGCTGCGGGTTACATCCAATCGATGTGTCTATGGCGCGCCCCCAGCGTATCGAGGGCGAGGCGCACCTGCCAAGCATGGACATAAGATGAAACTCAATGACCCTGACACTTGGAGTGTCCCGGTCGAAACCGTTGAAGTCGATGATCCCAACTGGGGACGAGTGCGGGTCAGTCGTTGGAGTGCATACCATTTCCGCAAATCCCCCAAACGGGCAATGGAAGTGTTGCGCGTGGAGGTGCTGGAGACACAGAGCAGCACGCGACGCTTGGCTCCTTTGTGGTTAGTTTGGCTGGGTGAGCAGATGCCTCCGTTAGAAACCCTGTGGTTGCACTACCTCCGTCGCTTTGCCATTGAACACTGGTATCGCTTTGCCAAGCAGAGGCTATATTGGACACATCCCCAGTTCAGTTCTGTATCGGCAACCGAACAGTGGAGCAGCCTGATGCCGTTGCTCAGTTGGCAGTTGTGGTTAGCGCGAAAGGACTGTACTGACCACCCCTTGCCCTGGCAGGCACCGCAAGAAACGTTGACTCCGGGTCGGGTCGCACAAGCGTTTGCAGGCATTTTGGCAGCGATTGGCACCCCTGCTCCTGCGCCTAAACCTCGTGGTAAATCGCCAGGACGAGGCAAGGGGCACAAGCCAACTCCTCGTCCCTGCTATCCGATGGTCAAAAAACGAGCCTCGAAACGCAAGACATCCGAACAATCCCTGAACAGTCCGGTTGCAACAGCAGCTTAA